The following nucleotide sequence is from Pagrus major chromosome 16, Pma_NU_1.0.
ttaaaaaaaaaactatttatttttatttgttcatctatttatttatttataatcagGTTAAGTTTTCATCATATTTGCACCCTGGTGTCTGATCCGGCCCTGGGTGCTGGGCTCCGGCCCTGGGCCCCCGGCGGCTCCGGCCCTGGGCCCCCGGTGGCTCCGGTCCTGGCCCCGGCGGCTCCGGCCCTGCGCCCCCGGCGGCTCCGGCCCTGCGCCGCCGTGCGGAGCGTCAGTTCAGCGCTGTGTCACACGGGGCGCCCGCTCCTCCGCGGCTCGGTTTGTTTTCCGGGTGATGCTGCTCTTCTCTTCAAAGCAGAGGAAAGTCAGGGGCTCATGTGTCAACATCCAGGGCTTCCCCGGGGAGGTGTATCGTTAACGttactccaaaaaaaaaagaccctgATGTTCCTTTGAGGagcgtttttattttttgttcgCCTGTCCATCCGCGGAAGCAGCGGGTTTTTTTGTGACTGCGGAGACCAGAGGACGATCTTCGGCTCCTGCTGCTTTGACGCTAGCTAACGTTATTATAAACGATGACAGAGTACAAAGTGCGAATAGCGTCTCCAATCATTTGATAATATCTGGGGACCTGTTAGCTTAGCCAGCTAGCCTGGTTAGTCGATTAGAAACAAGGAAACACGGCGAAACACACTGCTGACATGATGTTTCCTCAATCAAGGCACTCGGTAAGTTGGCTAGTTGAACTTGTCCCAGTAGTAAAACTAAGCAGCCGAGCAAGCtgagctaacgctaagctagcaGCCGACAGCTGATGTTAGCTGTGCTGGCTGCAGGTTGCTGTCAGCTTGTCTCACAATACCAGACCCCTGTACACCTCCTCACGACGTTTATACCCTTATAATGGAGCAGCTTACATCTTTATATTAATCCAGATACGAGCTATAACACATGCTTACCGGTGTGTGGCTGCTAACACAGTctgctgctagctagctactgGTCAAAACAGCTAATTTAAGTTGATGGTTGAGTCTGTGAGAGTGAGTTAGTGTGTCTTTTGGTCTTGGTTAGCTCAATTTCATGTTGCTACAATCAACAAAACAAGTGCAACGCAAATATAAAAGTACAGCAAATGCACTTACAACAGTTGAGTGTGACAAAGAAATCTGGGCACATGGTGGGGAAGCATTTTGCCTGTGAAATAACAAATACTCCTGTAAATAGTGGGTAGTTTGTCAGACATAGATGGGATCTgtgaaacagctgtgtagcaTGTGGATTTAAAGCAGATTTAGTCAAATAGCTGCTCTTCACAGGCAAAAAACTGCAGATAAATCATGCAATTTGTTTATCCTGACAATCTAAAGCAGGGATGCCCAAACTTTTACCCTTGGAGCGCCTTAAATCAAATTCATCCAGCCAAAAGCAAATAcatattgtattgtgttgcactGTGTTGTATCAAAGATGCAAATGGCACTCGGTTCCCTCGCTTGACCGACCTCTTGTGCAAAGTGTCATTCTGCCCCTCGTGCTCAgatatatgaaaaataattaataatttggGATCCTTTATATTCAAAGAGCACTTTACTTCCCACAGCATACAACAAACTTTTAAATAATCGTAATATTATTAGAGTTTATTGCGATACACAAAATATATCTCGATAGTTTGAATTCTCCTCAAAAACATCTAATAAATACTAGcactgggcaacaaaatcaaatattttgggggaaaaaaattaccTTATACCTCAATATATGTCAAGACGATATATATACTGATATATCGCCAAGCTCTTATGGATTGACCAGCACCATATCGCATTTTGGACCTCAGCGTGTCCGGGCGACTCCATCCTCTCCGTTCAGTCTCGTAATCCTGCTGGAAACCTCTTGCCCTTGTGCCACTTATTTAGAGAGTAATGAGGTTTAGAGCATTAGATAAACCCTGGATTACAGCTCGGGACTGATGGTTTGAGTGTAGTCTATACATATCCAGACTTCTAATGCAGTCTCCAAATACCTCACACATATGGTCGGCACTTTAATCTCGCCTTCTGTAAACACATTTCCTCAATCACCACAGTCCGGGGTCCGGACAGAGCTCAGGGTGgggttttttattattatttttttacttctaaAGACAGATGTTGTGAGTTAAACATGCTGTCTGCTTCTCCTCAGGCTGACCTTCATTTAAGCGATCCTCTCAAGGAGTTAATCTCAGAGGTCAATCTAATGTTTCGAAACAAACCCGAGCACGCTTTGATTGAGGGACAGGGATTTTTTTTAGCAACAGGGTGCGGACATGTACAGCACTGGACCCAGTATTCCTGGGGTCTGGATGCGGAGCGGCCTACGACGAGGGAGTAAATAtcttaatgttgttgttgtgtgacgCAGGCATCCTCTCAGTCCGGTCAAGCTCTCAAGTTCACCACCTCTGACTCCTGTGACCGCATCAAGGATGAGTTCCAGTTCCTCCAAGCACAGTACCACAGGTATGCAGCTAACACACCCATACGCCGACTTTAATACCATTTCAAACACTAGAAAAATGTTCCTCGCTTCATTGTGAAGCACTTTATAAAGTCTATTTCAGTGCGTGCTCTATAGATTAATCACTGACCATCCTTCTGACGTTTAATTATGATGACCGAGATATCACCGCAATGATGGTTTACAGGTACATGTAGGTGCGCTGTACTTAACCATAGTAATGCGTAAAGTTTGTGTGTAATGACAGCTGCTCAtggagaaaaatgtttaaaggcGATTCTACATCCATTTATGGATAATTTTGGGAGTGGAAATATAGCAGTGTAGATCTATTAAACAGAATCGGGCGTACGCACAGCTTAATAAATCTGACGTAAAGAATTTATAAGCATATTTCTGTCGTTCTGAGTTTTGTGCATCTGGCCCAAAGAGTTGTGGAGCAAACGTAATTCCCAAAGTGTCACTAATCCTTCACAGAACACACTCATACATTTCCCCTCGTACTGACCCTCATCGTTTAACATTTCTCTTTCAGTTTGAAGTTGGAGTGTGATAAACTGGCGTCGGAAAAGTCAGAGATGCAGCGTCACTATATCATGGTAAGTGTCGCTGTTTATTTCTATCTCGTGTCCTGTTACATGCCAAAGACGTCTCGCTCGCTGGGCTGCGGTCTAAGCATAGGAATTCAAGCGCACACCAAGATTTTCTAGATCATCTCCGTTTCTAATTTCAAGTTGTGCACAGTCACAGATTTGTGGGGGAAGGATGTGTTTTTCCGTTGTGGCTTCTTGTCACATGATCAGCAACTGACATACGCTTTTGAAAGCGTCTCTGATAGCCAACGATCAATTAAAGATGATGTAACAAAGCTTCCTCTGGTTTAGATTCACGTGTatggttttcttttgctgtagTAGCAGAGCTAGTGTGTGCCGTTTATAGGATGACGCTTTATGTGTGGGTATAAAATAGTCTTTAGCTTCAGTTTATCCTAATGTTTGtccttttctcactctttctttcacAGTACTATGAAATGTCCTACGGGCTGAACATTGAAATGCACAAACAGGTAATCATAGTCTCCTCCAATAAATCCTTTTGTAGAGCGGCTCAGATCTGGTAGTGTGATGGtctgaaaggttttttttcttcttttcaggcTGAAATAGTGAAGAGACTGAATGGCATCTGTGCTCAGGTGCTGCCTTACCTGTCACAAGAGGTAACGAAACTgttaaaatatatgtataacaCCAAATCTGAGGTGAATTGATGTAGTATGACCATGTTGCCTTTATTCCAGCATCAACAGCAAGTCATGGGCGCCATAGAGAGAGCCAAGCAAGTCACGCCCCCTGAGATGAACTCCATCATACGGGTAAGCGTTATAAATAAGAAACGGCTTTAGGTAATGGATGAACTGTGGCCTGTCCAGAGCatgaaataacattaaataaaaccatATATGAAGCCAGCAGGCTACAATGACTCTTTGTGTTACAGCATATTGTGTTCAAACATTGCTTGTAAGGCTATTtatgcatctctctctctcaggcacGCACACAAAGCTGAAGCTCTTACTTGTGAACTCAGTGTTTgtaccctgtgtgtgtttccagcaaCAGCTCCAGGTGCAACACCTGTCCCAGCTCCAGGGCCTGGCCCTGCCCGTGACCCCGCTGCCCTTGGGCCTCACCCCGCCCACCCTGCCCGCCGTCTCCTCCAGCTCCggcctgctctctctctcctccatcctggCCAACTACTCCCACGGTCAGGCCCAGGCGGTGAAGGAGGACAAGGCCCGGGAGGCCGCAGAGAGAGCGCCCCGAGGAGAGGACGGGGATAAGTCAGACTAGTGCAGACACAACGAGAAGGTTTGGAGGGCGGGGGCGGAAAAAAGAAAGGtaaaactgtaactgtaaatgaGATTGATGTAAGTCTGGCTGCCTGTCTGCTGAGTGTTGATGTAGAGGAGTAACTGCAGGGATGATGACGAGCAGAGAGGGCAGAGGTGAAACTTGTGGACGTGCAGAGAAGGAAACTGCTGAATGGCTGAGAGTTAAATGTTCTTATTATTTAGTGGTAATAGACTCAGTTCAGGCTTCTAGACTTTAAATAGATGCTTTTTTAGTGTAAGCCACTGTTGTAAGGCTTAACCAAGATAAATGTTTTCCCATTTGGAGTGAGAGCTGAGGATGAAGGCTAACAGCAGTGTCCCTTACATGGCTCTGAATCTCACAGGTTTATatttcttatgttttttttctttttttgttatcagatctgttttcagtgttttttttgttcatgtccTCTTAAATGCCTCTGATTGTTTCTTGTTGGCTCCTGTCTGCCAGTCACAGTCAGCAGTTTTAACAAGTTCCCTCAGCTTTTAACTTACAATAGCTCCGTCACCacttttttccaaaatgaaaaacGTTGCCTGGAGCTGTTTGGACAGTGATACCATTCAATTATGTACTTGGAGCCAATTAAATATTAGTCCGATGTTAAATGGGAtgtttttaaagggacatttcactTGTCAGGTGCGTTCAAACCcctcaaacataaaacaacGTGACTTGTCGACATTTTCCTTCATACGACCAACCACTGGATGCGTTACCTTCGTTGTGTACCTCAATCCCAAATAAACGGGATTATATTGCGTTTAAAAACCTATAGTTTGTACAAATGGTAGTATACCCATCTTTGAGGGTTAATTTGTGTTTCATAGGcctagctgctgctgctgctgctgctgctgctgctgcgcaCGCTACATGGCATAGACCATGACTCGtctttaaaggtacagtgtgtaatatatcGAGTATTTAGCAgcatctagcggtgaggttCTAGATTGCAACACTCCCTCGCTCACCCCTCCCTTTCCGAAGACGTtggagaagctccagaagctaCGGTGGCCCCTCACCCTCCTCAAAGACTCCAGACTTTTCCccatttcactgtcagaatttgagacattcggtccaataaaatttggaaagtctaaaaAGGCACTAAACTGGAggttagccggctcggtcagcagaagtctctagtgcgcacgctTTATCGACCCCACAACATGGAAGTTgagccattttggcttcatggtTCACTGAGCAGCgttcataggaatgaacagggctccgtctccatggctgtgtccagattttaaTGTAATGTCTTTGAGTTAcagcaaaatgttgaaaacaggaagtaaaataAGTGGCTGTCCTCGTGAACGCctctttgtttagtttttctccGTGCAAAACATACCCGATCTGTCGCTGGGCTCCTGTTTGAGGAAACATACATCACATAGAAGACCTATGGAGccctttttaaatttaattaatttaaaaatagcTCTGCAATCTCAAAACACAGGTTACTGTTATGCGAGTCAGTTCGCACAGTTTAAATGCTTCATAGGGTACATAATATTACTTTGCAGACAATCACTCCACAGGATGTGGAATCCTGCTTTATACTccaatacataaaaaaaaaagctcgactacatttatttgacaacattaaataaagtaaaatagaaATCAACTAATGAATTATGAggtttcattttatattcagCAGCTACCACGTTACCAACGTTAGTAATGCTTCCACATGAATGCACCAATTATTATAATCCAGAGATCCTGgaaacattattctgaaatgggccattctgcataatgagtactttcaCACTCGGTACTTTAAGTACAGTTGATACAGTACTTATATGGAGGTTGGCCTTCATTGGTGCCTTTGCTGACTGATGACCCAACAGCAGTGGAAGTGATGTAACGCTGGTCTGTACACAGgaaggttttatttatttgtttagttaattctattttatttacatCTTATATTAGTGATATGTATTCATTTGTAACCAGCAGTATCTTACATTTATCACTTCATAATAACCATAATTACGGCCAGGCACAGCGCCTGAGAGGGAGGCCCTTCATCCAGGAAGCACACTTCAGCGTAAAGCTTCTGCTGTGCCAAGTGGTGTTACATTCAGAGCCTTTTATCCAAGTAATTATGTCCACAATCCCTTGACTtcatacataaaacaaaaactaaatactCATTCTCCTTTTGATACGTCTGAATGATATCTAGCCTCCCTGCCAAACATCAAAAAGTACGGGCTGTACTGTGTTGTAAGGTGCTTTTTTGTGCGCAGTCCAAACATCGTGGCCTGCAGGCGTCGGTCCCAAATGCATCAGTAACCATCCTCtgttacagtacatttttttcctgttttcaacATCTGCTGTAGCTACGACAACCACAGGCGCATTCAGCTGGATGTCGCCAGTCAACATAGTCACGTGTTAGGCAAAACTCCAGTGTTTATTATCGTTTTATGCCGCCTCTTGTCCTGATGTCGTATAGCGTCAACGATTCACGCTTCTGTGATTTGTCTTGTACAAAATAAGTATGATCCGACATCCTTTATCAAACATGACGACCTCCATGGAGGGAGACCCGCTCCCTATGTAGATATAAACAGCTCATTCTAAGGTCACGAAAACGCAACTACTCTTATTTCCGGGttgattatacactaattaaaacatacttatgaatatcatattccatttctgccgaGTGTGTTCTGCTAGATGCCGCTaaatattacacactgtaccttttaAATGACAAGAATTTAAGCTCTGAAAGGAATtgactttattttgtgttttcgtGAAGTTAAAGACAGGCTAATTAGACAttcaaaatgtgtctgtgtgtgctcgAGTGAATGTgattggaaagaagaaaacacttgtttaatttaacttttttttttttttttttttttctcaaagcaCCTTTTGTATTTTCCTCGCCCTCCCATGCTCCTGCCCCTTCCTCCTACTGGTCCACTCTTTAACTGACCAAGACAAACTTGAACAGGATCTAAACTTCAGAACCGGACGgttgtttaaagaaatacatgtACTGTACTTCTGTAAGTTAGCACACTTAAGTTTATACTGAGACTGTATCAAGCacctgtctttttctgtcttgtttaaCTCATGTGTGATTGTCAGGGGAAGATCTtctccctttattttttttcttttctttttaaatttcacGTTGTTTTAATGAAGAATGTGTCTGGGGTGAGTTGCTAAAGCTCTGTAAGCAACATCAAACAAGCGTTCCCTCgaaaaacagcagatttaaAGATGATTCTCACAGTCAAGATTTGTGTGGGCGAccaaaaatgttgtttcctgttgtgAAAaacctcacaaaaaaaaacaaaaacatgtcaagTATTGGaatcactgaataaaaaatgatatGTAGAGGTCTCTAAACAAGCTAGTGTGACCACATGACAAATTCAAAACCTTTTTAGAAGCTATAATAACTTTTCAGACGTTGTGATCGGAGTATCCACGTCAGACAATTTCTATAACTTCCTGAAACCTACAACCCAACATCTGGATTGAATTTTAATCATATTTACTGGCATTATCTCCTGGATATTATGTCAAGGCTCCGTGTTGCATCAACTTTTGGAAGCGAAGCTTGAGCAGCTACATTATCAGTATAGTTTAGAGCTAATTTGCccactttctgcatgtgttacagacataaaatgaacatttgCATCTCATTTAGATCAAGTAAAAGATACTTTGTGCTGTACTTGAATATCCTTCCTAaccttctctgtcatcactcaATTTAAACGTCAGTATAGCCGATCTCACAACACACGAGTGACTAATTTCTCATTGGTATAATGTTACTGTATGCAGCCAGTGCTGGGTGGAGTTGGGTCACAGCTGAGGTGTGTGGTTGAGAAGCCGGGATGTTCATATTTGaggcagcagagggcagcagtgcTCTCTCATCGATCATCAGTGTCATGAGGTTacacaagaaaaagagaaaaagaagtgtTCACCGGATCGTCACCGCTTCTCACCTGACTGTGAGCCAACACCTGAACGCTGCAGGTGGCCGCTGTTGTAATGCGAGCGCTTTTCCAGAGCTTTGACAACCCACCTTTAACGTCTGAG
It contains:
- the LOC141010916 gene encoding TLE family member 5-like; protein product: MMFPQSRHSASSQSGQALKFTTSDSCDRIKDEFQFLQAQYHSLKLECDKLASEKSEMQRHYIMYYEMSYGLNIEMHKQAEIVKRLNGICAQVLPYLSQEHQQQVMGAIERAKQVTPPEMNSIIRQQLQVQHLSQLQGLALPVTPLPLGLTPPTLPAVSSSSGLLSLSSILANYSHGQAQAVKEDKAREAAERAPRGEDGDKSD